The DNA segment AATAGGAGTGTTAAAGGAATTGGATTAGCAAGGTTAGCGTTGTTTTACCCGACTATTTTACCAATGGTTAGTGCGGCAACTATCTGGATGTTTTTCTTTACGCCAGAATACGGATTATTCAATACTTTTTTGAAATTTTTCGGGTATCGAGGCCCTCAGGATTGGGCTGGGAATCCGCATCTCGCACTTTTAGCAATGATGATAATTTTTATATGGAAAAGTGCCGGATACTTTATGATTTTTTATCTTGCTGGTTTACAGAATTTACCAGAAAGTGTGCTTGAAGCAGCTGCTATTGATGGAGCAAATCCTTTTCAAACTTTAATTCATATAATTTTCCCGTTGCTAAGACGAACGACTCTGTTTGTGACTACTATAGCGTTTTTAGATGCATTTCAAATTATAGATCACATTGTTATAATTACGAAAGGTGGGCCAAGTGATGCAAGCAATATATTATTGTATTATCTGTGGCAATTACGCTTTGAATATACAGATATAGGAAAATCTTCCGCATTAACTGTCATACTTATTGCCATTATGCTTTTGTTTACAATTACGAACTTTGTTCTTTCTGAAAGACGGGAGGAGAAAGCAAATGCAAAATAGAAAAATTTTCAAATATCTGAAATCCTGGATATTAAATGCAATAACTGTTATCTTAAGCCTTTTATGGCTATCCGTTATTGTATGGGCTATAGTTGTTTCATTTAGACCTGCAAATAAACCACTTGGGC comes from the Caldisericum sp. genome and includes:
- a CDS encoding sugar ABC transporter permease, producing the protein MSQEKTKSTLKNSILPFILISPTIIIVALFTVWPTILSVYQSLFRQRLNMAEFRVPKFVGLQNYISLFSSQTFHQVLLNTFLYVAITVPVSIFLALLFALLVNRSVKGIGLARLALFYPTILPMVSAATIWMFFFTPEYGLFNTFLKFFGYRGPQDWAGNPHLALLAMMIIFIWKSAGYFMIFYLAGLQNLPESVLEAAAIDGANPFQTLIHIIFPLLRRTTLFVTTIAFLDAFQIIDHIVIITKGGPSDASNILLYYLWQLRFEYTDIGKSSALTVILIAIMLLFTITNFVLSERREEKANAK